The following are encoded in a window of Lactobacillus panisapium genomic DNA:
- a CDS encoding helix-turn-helix domain-containing protein has product MYDKIYGKKFKQLREEKRSSLETTSRGITSKSSLYYWEKGMGDMSFSKVIKMLERLHIRPEEFLANSLNAYLDISDISTAYLENNYDVLRSLAKKYLTISRKNPTSRRELIRAAIACHHLMAATGENLFSSQDLEKLEELLSQIDEWYYEDVYNFGNTLSLLPSNRIYGLTKLLIKKLSQNQQKAYDQWQHSAWNTCLNAVFTLFYRKFAKVKKLVTELDTINMGYSFTFEKVRLKFAHEVMLYIQTGDETRMQQVFFPCLDYLGIGQLAADLKKSFKRIKKIYSKKVI; this is encoded by the coding sequence ATGTACGATAAAATATACGGTAAAAAATTTAAACAATTACGCGAAGAAAAAAGATCTAGTTTAGAAACTACTTCTCGGGGTATTACTTCAAAATCATCACTCTATTATTGGGAAAAGGGAATGGGTGATATGTCGTTTAGTAAAGTTATCAAAATGCTTGAACGGTTGCATATCAGACCGGAGGAGTTCTTAGCAAATAGCCTGAACGCATACTTAGATATCAGTGATATTAGTACTGCTTATCTAGAAAATAATTATGATGTCCTAAGGTCACTTGCTAAAAAATATTTAACAATAAGTCGTAAAAACCCAACAAGTCGGCGTGAGTTAATCCGAGCTGCAATTGCCTGCCATCATCTAATGGCAGCCACAGGTGAGAATCTATTTTCATCCCAAGATTTGGAGAAACTCGAAGAGTTGCTGTCACAAATTGATGAATGGTATTACGAAGACGTTTATAATTTTGGCAATACTTTAAGCTTGCTCCCCAGTAATCGCATATACGGTTTGACCAAGTTACTAATCAAGAAGCTTAGCCAAAACCAGCAAAAAGCCTATGACCAGTGGCAGCATTCTGCATGGAATACATGTTTAAATGCTGTTTTCACTTTGTTTTATCGGAAATTTGCCAAGGTAAAGAAATTAGTTACAGAACTTGATACCATCAATATGGGCTATTCCTTTACGTTTGAAAAAGTTCGTCTTAAATTTGCTCATGAGGTTATGCTTTACATCCAAACGGGTGATGAAACTCGAATGCAACAAGTTTTCTTCCCCTGCTTGGATTATCTCGGTATTGGTCAACTAGCCGCCGACTTAAAAAAGAGTTTTAAGCGAATTAAGAAGATCTACTCCAAAAAAGTAATCTAA